A stretch of DNA from Oceanivirga salmonicida:
GAATAAAATAGCAGAATCAGCTCATACACCTGAAATAGGAAAAATTATTGATGATGCAATGAGAGCAATAGAAAAAGAAAATCCTAAATTAAAAGGAGTATTGCCTAAAAATTATGCAACACCGGATTTAGATAAGCAAGTATTAGGAAATGTGGTTGATATATTTACTAATAAAATAGATATGAAAAATACAAAATCAGATGAAGATTTACTTGGTAGAACTTATGAATATTGTATTGAAAAATTTGCAGAAGTAGAAGGTAAAAAAGGTGGAGAATTTTATACTCCACAAAGTATTGTTAAAACAATAGTTGAAGTTTTAAAACCATATGAAAATTGTCGTGTTTATGATCCTGCGTGTGGTTCTTGTGGAATGTTTGTTCAATCTGTTAAATTTATTGAAGCACATAGTGGGAATAGAAATAGTATATCAGTGTATGGTCAAGAATCAAATTCTGATACTTGGAAAATGGCGAAAATGAATATGGCAATAAGAGGAATAGATGCTGATTTAGGAGAACATCATGCTGATACATTTTTTAGAGATTTACACCCAACATTAAAAGCTGATTTTATAATGGCTAATCCACCTTTTAATTTATCAAATTGGGGACAAGATAAATTAATTGATGATGTAAGATGGAAATATGGAATTCCACCAGCAAATAATGCAAATTATGCATGGATACAACACATGATACATCATTTATCACCAAATGGTAAGTTAGGTCTTGTATTGGCAAATGGAGCTTTATCAAGTCAAACTTCTGGAGAAGGAGATATAAGAAAACAAATTATAGAAGCTGATTTAGTAGAAGCTATTGTTGCATTACCTACTCAATTATTTTATTCAGTAACTATACCAGTAACTTTATGGTTTATATCTAAAAATAAGAAAAATAAAGGGAAAACATTATTTATCGATGCTAGAGAACTTGGTTATATGGTTGATAGAAAACATAGAGACTTTACTGATGAAGATATACAAAAAATAGCTATTACTGTTGAAAAATATCAAAATCATGAATTAGAAGATGAATTAGGATTCTGTAAAGTAGCAACAATTAAGGAAATAGAAGAACAAGATTATATTTTAACTCCAGGAAGATATGTTGGAATAAAAGAAGATGATGAAGATGATGAGCCATTTGAAGAAAAAATGACAAGACTTACATCAGAATTATCAGAAATGTTTGAACAATCTCACGAACTTGAAGAAAAAATAAGAGAGCAGTTAGGGGCTATTGGGTATGAAATATAAGTTGAAAAAATTTACATTATCAGAAATTTCTGTTGGGAATAAAGGAAACTACGGAATTTCAGCTTCTGCAATTGAATTTTCTAATGATTTACCAACTTATTTAAGAATATCTGATATAAGTGATGATGGAACATTAAATAAAAATAAAATGATGTCAATAGATGATGATAATGCATCTAAATATATTTTAAAAAAAGATGATATTGTATTTGCTAGAACTGGTGGAAGTACAGGTAGAAATTATTTTCATGACAGCGAAGAAGAATATATATATGCAGGTTTTTTAATAAAATTTAGTATTGATAAAAAAAAAGTAAATCCTAAATATATTAAATATTACTGTCAATCTAAGGAATACTATAATTGGATATATTCTTTTAAAAGTGGCAGTACAAGAGGAAATATAAATGCTAAAACACTTGGAGAGTTACCTATTTTTCTGCCAGAAAGAATCATCCAAAATAAAACGGTAGAGATATTAAGATATTTAGATAAAAAAATAGAATTAAATAATAAGATAAATGATAATTTAGAACAACAAGCACAGGCTATATTTAAATCTTGGTTTAATAATTCTGAACCTAATGGAAAACTTAAAGATATAATTTTAGAAAATCCAAAATCTAAAATAAAAGTTGGTGATGTTAAAAAAAATAATGGACAATATCCTTTTTTTACGAGTGGGCAATCAATATTATCATACTCTTTTCCGCTAGTAAATGGTAGAAATTGTTTCTTAAATACTGGAGGAAATGCTGATGTCAAATTTTATATTGGCAAAGCATCATACTCTACTGATACTTGGTGTATTTTTGCTAAAAATAAATTAACGGATTATTTGTTTCTATTACTATTATCAATTAAGAATGAAATAAATGATCAATATTTTGAAGGCTCAGCTTTAAAACATTTACAAAAAAAATCATTAAAAAACAAAGAAATTTATATACCATTTGACAATGAAATAATAGAATTTAACAAATTAATAATTCCAGTTTTTGATAATATTATTAATAATAAAATACAAAATAAAAAGTTATCGTTATTAAGGGATTCTCTATTACCAAAACTTATGTCTGGTGAAATAGATGTCTCTAATATTGCTATTTAAGCTGATAAATTATCATTTAGTGTATTAATAACAACTCTTCTGGACGGCAAGAGTTAATTTTAACGGGAAGCCGTTCTAATTCATTTTCCTGAATTTTTGAAAGGAGAATTGAAATGAAAGAAAAGTTAATGACAGATATTATTCAGGGTATGCTTC
This window harbors:
- a CDS encoding class I SAM-dependent DNA methyltransferase codes for the protein MRKLAEKNNANIGFEKEIWEAACVLWGHIPATEYRKVIIGLIFLRYISSAFENKYKELVEEGKGFENDVDEYISENIFYVPIEARWNKIAESAHTPEIGKIIDDAMRAIEKENPKLKGVLPKNYATPDLDKQVLGNVVDIFTNKIDMKNTKSDEDLLGRTYEYCIEKFAEVEGKKGGEFYTPQSIVKTIVEVLKPYENCRVYDPACGSCGMFVQSVKFIEAHSGNRNSISVYGQESNSDTWKMAKMNMAIRGIDADLGEHHADTFFRDLHPTLKADFIMANPPFNLSNWGQDKLIDDVRWKYGIPPANNANYAWIQHMIHHLSPNGKLGLVLANGALSSQTSGEGDIRKQIIEADLVEAIVALPTQLFYSVTIPVTLWFISKNKKNKGKTLFIDARELGYMVDRKHRDFTDEDIQKIAITVEKYQNHELEDELGFCKVATIKEIEEQDYILTPGRYVGIKEDDEDDEPFEEKMTRLTSELSEMFEQSHELEEKIREQLGAIGYEI
- a CDS encoding restriction endonuclease subunit S, whose product is MKYKLKKFTLSEISVGNKGNYGISASAIEFSNDLPTYLRISDISDDGTLNKNKMMSIDDDNASKYILKKDDIVFARTGGSTGRNYFHDSEEEYIYAGFLIKFSIDKKKVNPKYIKYYCQSKEYYNWIYSFKSGSTRGNINAKTLGELPIFLPERIIQNKTVEILRYLDKKIELNNKINDNLEQQAQAIFKSWFNNSEPNGKLKDIILENPKSKIKVGDVKKNNGQYPFFTSGQSILSYSFPLVNGRNCFLNTGGNADVKFYIGKASYSTDTWCIFAKNKLTDYLFLLLLSIKNEINDQYFEGSALKHLQKKSLKNKEIYIPFDNEIIEFNKLIIPVFDNIINNKIQNKKLSLLRDSLLPKLMSGEIDVSNIAI